The Verrucomicrobiota bacterium genomic interval AGGTGTTGATGCTGCCATCGTCTTCCACGAAATCCCACGCCAGCACTTCGGCGGCGGTCGAATTCTCAATCAGCGGACGCGCCCATGGCAGCCGCGCCGAACGCATCGGATCAATCTCCCGCTCGCCCGTTGCCGGATTCTTTCGGCTGGTCAGATGCACAAACACCTCTTGTAGTAAAACGCGTCGTGCGACCCCTTGTTGAACTGCTGATGGTTCAACCGCTCCTTGTGCTGGACGACCAGGCCGCGAAAGTGCAGCGCCGGTCGGGCGAAGAACCAGTCCACTACCGCTTCGTAGAACGCCATCCGGGATTTGGAGACCTTCGTCCACTTCAACTCTCCCTTCGCGTTGTGCTGCTGCTTGAGTGCCCGCAACTCGGCGGCCAGACCGCCCGCGTCCGCCTTGGCGCACCACACCGCGCCCACCAGCATCACCGGTTCGCGGTCATTCTCCAGATGACAACTCTCGTCGCAGTAAATGTTGTAGAATTCGCTCATAAAGTTCTGTCCCGGCTGTCAGAGGTGCTCGCCAGTTCC includes:
- a CDS encoding DUF3800 domain-containing protein; its protein translation is MSEFYNIYCDESCHLENDREPVMLVGAVWCAKADAGGLAAELRALKQQHNAKGELKWTKVSKSRMAFYEAVVDWFFARPALHFRGLVVQHKERLNHQQFNKGSHDAFYYKRCLCI